In Clostridium sp., one DNA window encodes the following:
- a CDS encoding acyl carrier protein, translating into MKNLDKFNKVICDTLNIKDIVNIKDEMGPDEIKSWDSLAHVELVSGLEENFDINFDVVDISRMYTIGDIKKILNKYGVEV; encoded by the coding sequence ATGAAAAACCTGGATAAATTCAATAAAGTAATCTGTGATACTTTGAATATAAAAGATATAGTAAATATTAAAGATGAAATGGGACCTGATGAAATAAAAAGCTGGGATTCACTGGCTCATGTAGAACTTGTTTCAGGACTTGAAGAAAATTTTGATATAAATTTTGACGTGGTGGATATATCTAGAATGTACACTATAGGAGATATAAAAAAAATATTAAATAAATATGGGGTAGAAGTATGA
- the srlE gene encoding PTS glucitol/sorbitol transporter subunit IIB, giving the protein MYNTVKVEKGRSGWGGPLYIKPEGKRNKIVCVTGQDMHPVAYKLAQMTNAELVNGFATGVPDAEIAAVVIDCGGTARCGVYPKKGILTINVKSVGQSGPLAKFMTEQLYVSDVNESCISIHEGNSPVSSAPEVEKAKTNIPDDKAKKSVAAAVEAAPKKKENFIVRLGKGVGDVIGKFYEAGRETIDSIIKNILPFMAFVCMIIGIINKTGIGNIIAKAISPAAGSLVGLIIVSIICTLPILSPILGPGAVVAQVVGVLVGTEIGKGHIPPHFALPALFAIDAQVGCDFIPVGLSLAEAEPETVEVGVPAVLFSRVVTGPLSVVIAYFVGIGLYE; this is encoded by the coding sequence ATGTATAATACAGTAAAAGTTGAAAAAGGAAGAAGTGGCTGGGGAGGACCTCTCTATATAAAACCGGAAGGAAAAAGGAATAAAATTGTATGTGTAACGGGACAGGACATGCATCCTGTAGCATATAAGCTTGCCCAAATGACCAATGCAGAACTGGTAAATGGATTTGCTACTGGAGTTCCCGATGCGGAGATAGCTGCAGTTGTCATAGATTGTGGAGGTACTGCAAGATGCGGAGTTTATCCAAAAAAAGGTATACTTACTATAAATGTAAAATCTGTTGGACAGTCAGGTCCTCTTGCAAAATTTATGACGGAGCAGCTGTATGTATCTGATGTAAATGAATCCTGTATTTCCATCCATGAGGGCAATTCACCGGTATCATCAGCTCCAGAAGTGGAAAAAGCAAAAACAAATATTCCTGATGATAAGGCAAAGAAAAGTGTGGCGGCAGCTGTTGAAGCGGCACCAAAGAAGAAAGAGAATTTTATAGTAAGGCTTGGGAAAGGTGTTGGAGATGTAATAGGAAAGTTCTATGAAGCAGGAAGAGAGACGATTGATTCAATAATAAAAAACATACTTCCATTCATGGCTTTCGTATGTATGATAATTGGAATTATAAACAAGACAGGTATAGGAAATATTATTGCAAAGGCAATCTCACCGGCAGCAGGTTCTCTTGTAGGGCTGATCATAGTGTCGATTATCTGTACACTGCCCATACTTTCACCTATACTCGGACCTGGAGCAGTTGTGGCTCAGGTAGTGGGAGTTCTTGTAGGAACGGAAATAGGCAAAGGACATATACCACCGCATTTTGCACTTCCAGCATTGTTTGCAATAGATGCACAGGTAGGATGTGATTTCATACCTGTTGGATTGAGCCTTGCAGAAGCGGAACCTGAAACAGTGGAAGTGGGGGTTCCGGCAGTTCTATTCTCAAGAGTTGTAACAGGACCTTTATCTGTTGTAATAGCCTATTTTGTAGGAATTGGTCTGTACGAATAA
- the srlA gene encoding PTS glucitol/sorbitol transporter subunit IIC, whose product MLTALANAAQGFIGLFQEGGKSFTGMVTGILPTLVVLITAVNSLIKIIGEERVNNLARSSSKYLVTRYTVFPVIAVFFLTNPMAYTFGKFLDEKYKPAYYDSTVSFVHAITGLFPHANPAELFVYMGIAQGITKLGLPVGELAVRYFITGVIVIFIKGLLTERITIYLLNKEKNKKVQPV is encoded by the coding sequence ATGTTAACTGCTCTAGCAAATGCTGCTCAGGGGTTCATAGGACTATTTCAGGAGGGTGGAAAAAGCTTCACTGGAATGGTTACGGGAATTTTGCCTACTTTAGTTGTGCTTATTACGGCTGTCAATTCTCTTATCAAGATAATAGGTGAAGAAAGAGTCAATAATTTAGCCAGATCCTCATCCAAATATCTTGTAACAAGATACACTGTTTTCCCAGTTATTGCCGTGTTCTTTTTAACGAATCCTATGGCATATACTTTTGGTAAGTTTTTGGATGAAAAATATAAACCAGCCTATTATGATTCTACAGTTTCATTTGTCCATGCGATTACAGGACTGTTTCCGCATGCAAATCCTGCCGAATTGTTTGTCTACATGGGTATAGCACAGGGAATAACGAAACTGGGACTGCCTGTAGGTGAACTTGCCGTGAGATATTTTATAACGGGAGTTATTGTAATATTTATCAAAGGATTGCTTACGGAAAGGATTACTATCTATTTACTGAATAAAGAGAAAAATAAAAAGGTTCAACCAGTATGA